In Clostridium novyi, one genomic interval encodes:
- a CDS encoding (2Fe-2S)-binding protein, with the protein MINKIKFTLNFEKVEIKTSAVRRLLDVLREDFDLKGVKEGCGEGECGACAVLMNGKIVHSCMVPIGQVEGKEIITIEGLQKTPRYNILKESFEDAGAVQCGFCTPGMIIASEALLREYPKPTDEQIREGISGNLCRCTGYNMIIDAVKLASKRGDGLW; encoded by the coding sequence ATGATAAATAAGATAAAGTTTACACTAAATTTTGAAAAGGTTGAAATAAAAACAAGTGCCGTTAGAAGACTTCTTGATGTTTTAAGGGAGGACTTTGATCTAAAGGGGGTAAAGGAAGGCTGTGGGGAAGGAGAATGTGGAGCTTGTGCTGTATTAATGAATGGTAAGATTGTACATTCTTGTATGGTACCCATAGGACAGGTTGAAGGTAAAGAAATTATTACAATAGAAGGACTTCAGAAAACTCCTAGGTATAATATTTTAAAAGAAAGTTTTGAAGATGCTGGTGCTGTTCAATGTGGATTTTGTACTCCAGGGATGATAATTGCATCAGAAGCATTACTAAGGGAATATCCAAAACCAACGGATGAACAAATAAGAGAAGGTATATCAGGTAATCTTTGTAGATGTACAGGGTATAACATGATTATAGATGCTGTAAAACTTGCATCTAAAAGAGGTGATGGGTTATGGTAG
- a CDS encoding FAD binding domain-containing protein produces MVEAYRPETLKEALDLIKEKDIILISGGTDLMVKRKRCSGVEPLFDKPVVFIKDLKELKNITFKDGVLTIGSACTCSEIANSPLVPDYLKKVVLSMASPGIRNMATIGGNICNSSPVGDTLPALYALEASLILESFRGRREIPINKFIVGPGRNIKEKDEILREIKLNIKDFNKILHRKVGTRNSIALAKLSFMGLSKVVDGKIKDIRLAFGAVGPTIINSKELEREIIKKGVINKEDIEEIKEKYSKIIKPIDDQRSKANYRKGVCLNLLGYYLENLM; encoded by the coding sequence ATGGTAGAAGCTTACAGACCAGAGACTTTAAAAGAAGCTCTAGACTTAATAAAGGAAAAAGATATTATATTAATCTCTGGTGGAACTGATTTAATGGTAAAAAGAAAAAGATGTTCTGGAGTAGAACCATTATTTGATAAACCTGTGGTATTTATTAAAGATTTAAAGGAACTTAAAAATATTACTTTTAAAGATGGAGTTTTAACTATTGGTTCTGCCTGTACTTGTAGTGAAATTGCAAATAGTCCTTTAGTTCCAGATTACTTAAAAAAAGTAGTATTATCTATGGCATCACCAGGTATAAGAAATATGGCAACTATAGGTGGCAATATATGCAACTCATCTCCTGTTGGAGATACCCTTCCAGCATTATATGCCCTTGAAGCTTCCCTTATTTTAGAAAGTTTTAGGGGAAGACGTGAAATTCCTATAAATAAGTTTATTGTTGGGCCTGGAAGAAATATTAAAGAAAAAGATGAGATATTAAGGGAAATTAAACTAAATATAAAAGACTTTAATAAAATTCTCCACAGAAAGGTAGGTACTAGAAATTCTATAGCCTTAGCTAAACTATCCTTTATGGGACTTTCAAAGGTTGTAGATGGAAAAATAAAAGATATACGCCTTGCCTTTGGAGCTGTTGGCCCAACTATAATAAACAGTAAAGAATTAGAAAGGGAAATTATTAAAAAAGGTGTAATTAATAAAGAAGATATAGAAGAAATAAAAGAAAAATATTCAAAAATAATAAAGCCTATAGATGACCAAAGATCAAAGGCTAACTATAGAAAAGGGGTTTGTCTTAACTTACTTGGATATTATTTAGAAAATTTAATGTAG
- a CDS encoding XdhC family protein produces MIDVYEEIYKMKEKGQEGVVVTVVQRKGHGPANVGKKLLVYSNGEKLGTVGGGELEYLAIEKAKEVMKTKKHCMQSYDFTGKVKAKDVINTDMICGGLVTLYFEYIPVSERVYILGAGHVGKCLGDVLARLDYKTTVIDDREEIAEEVNKNHEILVGDYEEEIKKLDIKEGSYIIITGYTHEVDYKILKAVYEKDCKPKYIGMLASKVKGNFMIDKLKEEVNKELDLSILHAPIGLDIGGDKPEEIAISILAEIQAVRYDKKGNKHMTQNWA; encoded by the coding sequence ATGATAGACGTATACGAAGAGATTTATAAGATGAAGGAAAAAGGACAAGAAGGGGTAGTTGTAACAGTAGTTCAAAGAAAAGGTCATGGACCTGCAAATGTAGGAAAAAAACTTTTAGTTTATTCAAATGGAGAAAAATTAGGAACTGTTGGTGGAGGAGAATTAGAGTATCTAGCTATAGAAAAAGCTAAAGAAGTTATGAAAACAAAAAAGCATTGTATGCAAAGTTATGACTTTACAGGAAAAGTAAAGGCTAAAGATGTTATAAATACAGATATGATTTGTGGTGGACTTGTTACTTTGTATTTTGAATATATACCTGTAAGTGAAAGAGTGTATATATTAGGAGCAGGTCATGTTGGAAAATGTTTAGGAGATGTTTTAGCTAGATTAGACTATAAAACTACAGTTATAGATGATAGAGAGGAAATTGCAGAAGAAGTTAATAAAAACCATGAAATTTTAGTTGGAGATTATGAAGAAGAAATAAAAAAGTTAGATATTAAAGAAGGAAGCTATATTATAATTACTGGTTATACCCATGAAGTAGATTATAAAATCTTAAAGGCAGTATATGAAAAAGATTGTAAGCCTAAATATATTGGAATGTTGGCCTCAAAGGTTAAAGGGAATTTTATGATTGATAAATTAAAGGAAGAAGTAAATAAAGAATTAGATTTAAGTATTCTTCATGCACCTATAGGACTTGATATTGGTGGTGATAAACCAGAGGAAATTGCAATATCTATACTGGCTGAAATACAAGCAGTGAGATATGATAAAAAAGGAAATAAACATATGACACAAAATTGGGCATAG
- the dpaL gene encoding diaminopropionate ammonia-lyase, translating into MEEGIKWIKNKKSRQEGKKASVDFLSIEELQKVKKFHESFDVYSKTPLAKLDNLAKKLGVSEIFVKDESYRFGLNAFKVLGGSYAIGKFIAKELGVDIKDINFEKLRSEETRKKIGQITFTTATDGNHGRGVAWAAQQLGQKAVVYMPKGSSKTRLNNIKATGAEAFITDMNYDDAVRLSLKNANKYGWKIIQDTAWEGYEDVPVWIMQGYATMIIEAIEQMNGIGVERPTHVFVQAGVGSLAGAVQGVLASYYKENRPITAVVEPHEANCMYRSAVNGKITNVGGDMPTIMAGLACGEPNPIGWGILDSYSDIFVSCPDNIAAEGMRVLGNPLKGDDRVISGESGAVPAGFLYTILNDEKYKDIKEALKIDENSKILLISTEGDTDPDNYRKIVWDGCHPYK; encoded by the coding sequence ATGGAAGAGGGAATTAAGTGGATAAAGAATAAAAAATCAAGACAAGAGGGGAAAAAAGCTTCAGTAGATTTTTTAAGTATTGAAGAACTTCAAAAGGTAAAGAAATTCCATGAAAGCTTTGATGTTTATTCAAAAACACCCCTTGCAAAACTAGATAATTTAGCAAAAAAATTAGGAGTTTCTGAAATTTTTGTAAAGGATGAGTCTTATAGATTTGGATTAAATGCTTTCAAAGTTTTAGGAGGTTCTTATGCTATAGGTAAGTTTATAGCAAAGGAACTGGGGGTGGATATAAAGGATATTAATTTTGAAAAGTTAAGAAGTGAAGAAACAAGAAAAAAAATAGGACAAATAACCTTTACTACTGCAACAGATGGAAATCATGGTAGAGGAGTTGCCTGGGCTGCACAGCAATTAGGTCAAAAGGCTGTAGTTTATATGCCTAAAGGCTCATCAAAGACAAGACTTAACAATATAAAAGCAACTGGTGCTGAGGCCTTTATAACTGATATGAATTATGATGATGCTGTTAGATTATCCTTAAAAAATGCAAATAAGTATGGATGGAAAATAATTCAGGATACTGCTTGGGAAGGATATGAAGATGTACCAGTTTGGATTATGCAAGGATATGCAACTATGATTATTGAAGCCATTGAGCAAATGAATGGAATTGGAGTAGAAAGACCAACCCATGTATTTGTTCAAGCTGGAGTAGGTTCTCTTGCTGGAGCTGTACAGGGAGTTTTAGCTTCTTATTATAAAGAAAATAGACCTATTACAGCAGTTGTTGAACCACATGAGGCTAATTGTATGTACAGATCAGCTGTAAATGGAAAAATAACAAATGTTGGAGGGGATATGCCTACAATAATGGCTGGACTTGCTTGTGGAGAACCAAATCCTATAGGTTGGGGAATTTTAGATTCTTATAGTGATATTTTTGTATCATGCCCAGATAACATTGCAGCTGAAGGAATGAGAGTCCTTGGTAATCCTCTTAAAGGTGATGATAGGGTAATATCAGGGGAATCAGGAGCTGTGCCAGCTGGATTTTTATATACTATTTTGAATGATGAAAAATACAAAGATATAAAAGAAGCATTAAAAATAGATGAAAACTCTAAAATACTTTTAATAAGTACAGAAGGAGATACTGACCCAGATAATTATAGAAAAATAGTATGGGATGGATGTCACCCTTATAAATGA